The Patescibacteria group bacterium genome has a segment encoding these proteins:
- a CDS encoding VOC family protein — MTSVRCVGIDHIQIGVGDIKISGLFYDRLLKYFGFKVLSIGKHYRNWHNSGRNTFSIEQVEKKHVLTGFHRKRVGLNHIAFRAARKSEVDNFYKKYLLANKIPVLYGGPKKYPEYYKDYYAVYFEDPDRIKLEFMCFGKQ, encoded by the coding sequence ATGACCAGCGTAAGATGCGTTGGCATCGATCACATTCAAATCGGAGTTGGTGATATTAAAATTTCCGGCCTATTTTACGATCGACTGCTTAAATATTTCGGTTTCAAAGTATTATCAATAGGAAAACATTACCGGAACTGGCATAATAGCGGGCGCAATACGTTCAGCATTGAACAAGTCGAGAAGAAACACGTCCTAACCGGATTTCATAGAAAACGAGTCGGCTTGAATCATATAGCATTTAGGGCGGCAAGAAAAAGTGAGGTTGATAATTTTTACAAAAAGTATTTGTTGGCCAATAAAATACCGGTATTATACGGTGGACCTAAAAAATACCCTGAGTACTATAAGGATTATTACGCCGTGTATTTCGAAGACCCAGATCGTATAAAGTTAGAGTTCATGTGTTTTGGGAAACAATGA
- a CDS encoding NUDIX hydrolase encodes MKQVVAGLMSRMDESGHRQFLLVNAKKDFGKYTGCWYPPGGHVEEGEDEKEALIREIKEELNLQIEPVKKLAESPGDVPNQITHWWACNLISQEMIIDDDEIGGAGWFTEAELKGMPLWPATKAFFEKHIFSSKDNSK; translated from the coding sequence ATGAAACAAGTTGTCGCTGGTTTAATGTCACGAATGGATGAGAGTGGTCACCGGCAATTTCTCTTAGTGAACGCCAAGAAAGATTTTGGTAAATATACTGGTTGTTGGTATCCACCGGGCGGACATGTAGAGGAGGGAGAAGATGAAAAAGAGGCGTTAATTCGGGAGATAAAGGAAGAGCTGAATTTGCAAATAGAGCCGGTGAAAAAACTTGCTGAATCACCCGGTGACGTACCGAATCAGATCACACATTGGTGGGCGTGTAATCTAATTTCACAAGAAATGATAATCGACGATGATGAGATTGGCGGAGCCGGGTGGTTTACAGAGGCGGAGCTAAAAGGCATGCCACTCTGGCCAGCTACGAAGGCGTTTTTTGAGAAACATATTTTTTCATCCAAGGACAATAGTAAATAA
- a CDS encoding M15 family metallopeptidase, which produces MNKVRAQIKAVITIRDNGERLVDVRKYCPNVVIRLGRRRMKQERTAYLRASVAKMLREATKYLPKGLRFVINDAWRSSYVQCGIYFDFIKKGQRRYQGLKGPALIKEIEKYVAPWSGVNASGHMSGGAIDLRIVDSRGHKIPMRSKSLDYRQNALSNQPLLPAAQRKNRAILADAMLRAGFSNYPLEYWHWSYGDIQWARRNKLKTARYGAVADVKGIYAQELCPCGATHADGRSKKFNHCHGK; this is translated from the coding sequence ATGAATAAGGTGCGTGCCCAGATCAAGGCTGTTATCACCATCCGTGACAATGGTGAGCGTTTGGTTGATGTGCGTAAATACTGTCCAAATGTGGTGATCCGGCTTGGTCGACGGCGTATGAAGCAGGAGAGGACAGCTTATTTGCGCGCGTCAGTGGCTAAAATGTTAAGAGAAGCCACGAAGTATTTACCCAAAGGTTTGCGATTTGTCATCAACGACGCCTGGCGGTCGTCGTATGTGCAATGCGGGATCTATTTTGATTTTATTAAAAAAGGCCAGCGGCGTTACCAGGGTTTAAAAGGACCAGCCTTGATAAAAGAAATCGAAAAATACGTGGCACCCTGGAGCGGTGTCAATGCCTCGGGGCACATGAGCGGCGGGGCGATCGATCTGCGGATTGTTGATTCCCGCGGGCACAAAATCCCCATGCGGTCAAAATCGCTCGATTATCGGCAAAATGCCTTATCAAATCAACCGCTGTTGCCGGCCGCCCAAAGGAAAAACCGGGCGATATTGGCTGATGCGATGCTCCGAGCCGGTTTTTCCAACTATCCGCTGGAATATTGGCATTGGTCATACGGAGATATTCAATGGGCGAGGCGAAATAAGTTAAAGACAGCTAGGTATGGCGCGGTGGCCGATGTCAAGGGAATATACGCGCAGGAGCTTTGTCCATGCGGAGCGACTCATGCAGACGGGCGCTCGAAAAAATTCAACCATTGTCATGGTAAATAA
- the murJ gene encoding murein biosynthesis integral membrane protein MurJ, with amino-acid sequence MLKNLLNKLQASILGGAIIIGAASIASRLIGLVRDRLLASTFGAGDVLDTYYAAFRLPDFIFNILVLGALSSSFIPIFLQYWHGPDSDRRAEAWRITNTVLNLLLVTLVGFSIVAFLLAPWLMHWLVPGFSAEKREATTLLTRIMLGSIIFFGVSNVLSGLLNSFRRFLAFSLAPIMYNVGIIFGIYVLVPRWGTAGLAIGVVLGAATHMLVQLPTAWRLGWRYCWHIDFNHPGVKKIWRLMIPRTLGLAVVQINQMITNVIASTLAVGSVAVFNLANNLQSFPINVFGVSLAVSAFPVFSRAFAEQDTVGFVGHFSESFRRILYLIIPASIAILLLRAQIVRLILGTGNFNWTDTVLTAQTLGIFAVSLFSESLIPLMARSFYAFQDTKTPVIISGIAVALNVSLGFWLSRSFGIVGLVSGFAIASILNMMLLLATLRVRFGDLDDFKIIRSTIKIIIGSIVLGVVVQVMKYAIAPMVDMHTFFGVLIQTVVALAAGGLAYLLITMAMKSDEIGLMAGWIDRAKRLFRNPIQS; translated from the coding sequence ATGCTGAAAAATCTGTTAAACAAGCTACAGGCATCTATTCTCGGCGGAGCGATTATTATCGGAGCGGCTTCGATTGCCAGCCGTTTGATCGGTCTAGTTCGCGACCGGCTGCTGGCATCGACGTTTGGGGCTGGCGATGTACTGGATACCTACTACGCGGCTTTCCGGCTGCCGGACTTTATTTTCAACATATTAGTATTGGGAGCGTTATCATCGTCGTTTATCCCGATATTTTTACAATACTGGCACGGCCCGGATAGCGACCGCCGTGCCGAAGCCTGGCGGATCACTAACACGGTGTTGAATTTGCTACTGGTCACGCTGGTAGGTTTTTCCATCGTGGCATTTCTGCTGGCTCCGTGGCTGATGCATTGGCTAGTGCCCGGATTCAGTGCGGAAAAAAGAGAAGCCACCACGCTGTTGACTCGGATTATGTTAGGCAGCATAATCTTTTTTGGCGTCAGCAATGTTTTGAGCGGATTGTTAAATTCATTCCGGCGCTTTTTGGCTTTTTCACTGGCGCCGATTATGTACAATGTCGGAATAATATTCGGCATCTATGTGCTGGTACCGCGCTGGGGAACGGCTGGTTTGGCCATTGGTGTCGTGCTGGGCGCGGCCACGCACATGCTGGTTCAATTGCCCACGGCCTGGCGGCTGGGCTGGCGGTATTGTTGGCACATTGATTTTAATCATCCGGGAGTCAAGAAAATTTGGCGTCTGATGATACCGCGCACGCTGGGCTTGGCGGTGGTGCAGATCAATCAGATGATCACAAACGTGATCGCGTCCACCCTGGCTGTCGGCAGCGTGGCCGTGTTCAATCTGGCCAATAACTTGCAGAGTTTTCCAATCAATGTTTTTGGGGTGTCGCTGGCGGTTTCGGCCTTTCCGGTATTTAGCCGGGCGTTTGCCGAACAGGACACGGTGGGTTTTGTCGGGCATTTCTCCGAGTCATTTCGCCGCATACTGTATTTAATTATCCCGGCTTCAATTGCCATACTGCTGTTACGCGCTCAGATTGTGCGACTGATCTTAGGTACGGGAAATTTTAATTGGACTGATACCGTATTAACGGCTCAAACGCTTGGCATATTTGCCGTGTCATTATTCTCCGAAAGCCTGATACCGCTGATGGCGCGGTCTTTTTACGCCTTTCAAGACACCAAAACGCCGGTCATAATCAGCGGTATCGCGGTTGCTTTGAATGTTAGCTTAGGTTTTTGGCTCAGTCGTTCCTTCGGCATTGTCGGCCTGGTGTCGGGATTCGCGATCGCTAGTATATTAAATATGATGCTGCTATTGGCAACGTTGCGGGTTAGATTTGGTGATTTGGACGATTTCAAGATTATCCGTTCTACCATAAAAATTATCATCGGTTCGATCGTATTGGGCGTAGTGGTTCAAGTCATGAAATACGCCATAGCTCCGATGGTGGACATGCACACATTCTTTGGTGTATTGATTCAAACGGTTGTCGCTCTAGCGGCGGGGGGTTTAGCGTATCTTTTGATAACCATGGCGATGAAGTCAGATGAAATTGGTTTGATGGCTGGTTGGATCGATCGGGCAAAAAGATTGTTTCGTAATCCCATCCAATCGTGA